CCCCAGTGCACGCAGGAGAACGCTGTTGGTTACACCACACCTCCCATCCTCAGCGCTCCACGAGCCCCTGTGTCCGTGGGACCATTCCTCTCCTGTCCTCAGAGGCACGAGAGGGAATTTTCTGCAGGACTGGGAGCTCATCCCCGCAggtcctggggctgcagcacagcagcaccggGACACACAAGCTCAGACACCTCACAGTGCTGACTCAGgtggaggcagctcctggcatccCTTTTCCTGGAACAGGAATGCTGAAGGgtgaagcagcagctcagctgtcaCCCTAATGACACcccaacattttaaaaatgggaTAGAAGGGCTCAGTGCTGACAGAGGCCGTGGTGTTCCCGGCAGATCCGTTACACCGGCTGCTCCATGAATCCCGCCAGGTCCTTCGCCCCCGCTGTCGTCGTGGGAGACTTCAGCGACCACtgggtgagagctcagctccggggtttgggttggatgagGCCCCCACACTGCCAATATTCCTcgaaactcaccaagccagacAAATTCCGGGCATTTCCatgccagctcccagctggaggAGAGATGGAGAGATTAGGAGAAGGAGGTGGGGCTGCTGGGTGCTTAATTGGCTTTTCCAAACTCCAAAGTGGGAGCATTGCAACAGGATCAGGGTGTGAGGTCTGTTGACACGACTTGGCACAAGGAACAAAACCAATGGAGAGCGTAGCTCTTGCCAGTCCTGGGGAACTTTCCTGGTTCCTGGATCTAGGTGCACTTTGGGAACACTCcctggctccccagggaatggccatggctctgagcctgccagagctccaggagcatttcagcaatgctctcaggcacagtgGGGTTGGTGGTGGTTGTCCTGAGCATGGCCAGGGAGGATTTTCAGGATTCTTGTGGGTTcttgtgggtcctttccagctAAGGAGATTCCATGCTTTTATTGTTTTCATCTATAAAGAGcctggctggaggcagagcagagctgtggtggctCCTGATGTTTTCCAAAGTGTCTGGCCCAGGCTGGtgcctccacctcctcctcctcctcttcctcctcctcctgctcctcctcccacaGCAATCCATGAGTGGGTAGGAAAATGCTCCTCCAGATGATGCCACATCACTCAGCACGTTCACAATGGGCCTGTCATTGATGCAGAGTCTGAGCAGAGGGGGAATGGTGGAAGAGGATGATTGGGAATATCCTGGCACTGGAGGGGAGCTCAGATCCCCAGCGATGGCCAAAGCAGAGctgattttgtgttttgttcCCAGGAAGGAACACAAGCCCCTGGAATGCCCCTCAGAGTTCCTCCCCACCCTCCAGCGCCAGGCTGGGTTTTTCTCACCCCActtttctctcctctccaggtgtTCTGGGTGGGCCCCCTGATCGGGGCCGCAGCAGCTTCCATCCTCTACAACTACGTGCTGTTCCCTCAGGCCAAAACCCTCTCGGAGCGCTTGGCCATCCTCAAGGGCTGCGAGCCCGAGCAGGACTGGGCCGAGCGCGAGGCGCGGCGGCGCCAGTCCGTGGAGCTGCACTCCCCCCAGACCCTGCCCAGGGGGATGTCTGAGAAGGTGTAGCCAAACCTCTCCCTGGGCCGAGAGAGGAGCTGGAAAACCTCTGGCACGGTTTTAGTGCTCGTCCAGAGGAGCATCTCacctctcccctctctcccttcGTTTCTCCTGGGGCGCTGAAGTTGACTCCTCTCCCGGGGAGATGTGCGCTGGTCCCACccacctcctgtccccagctccccccacGCCCGGGGGGTTCTGATCTGGGGGAGAGCCAGTAAATCCCAACCCCGCAGGAACGAGGGATCTCCCCAGGATGCCCTCTTCCACGTCCCCCTCGCAGGACACGGAGCTTGGCCCAGGCTGTTCCCTCCCGGAGAGCTCCGAGGAGCCTGAAGAGTGTTCATTACCCTGGGTGTGGAGGTTGCCACCCGATGCCTCATTGCTGCTGCGCTCTGCTCCCGTCTCgggtccctgctgggctctTGGCTCAcacacaggagcaggagcaggagcaggagcagaagcaggagcaggagcagagcaggagcaggagcaggagtgggagcaggagcaggagtgggagcaggagtgggagcaggagcaggtgcGCTCACTCTGAGCCATGAGTGCCACACATGACAGGTTCTGCTGTGAAAGGGACCAAAGTGCCATTTCCCACCCACCACGAGACATGGAGGTGCTCCCACAGGGGCTTTCCTGGGAAGTTGGGACTGGGAGCGTGGCCATGAGTCCCTGCAGGCCCCACTGGGGAGCATTTGCAAATTCTCCCTCCTGTGAAACAACAAACCCGGGTTACAGCCCAAACTCATACCCACCTTATTGTTGGGCCAGGGTTgtccttcctctctctccctgattTTCCCTTCTTTCGTCTGGTCCTGTTCCCCTTGGACGCTCAGATCACCTGGAACAATTTCACAGCCAGCGTGTTCCAGGTGTGAAGAaccagaatcatggaatgggttggatgggaagggacctcaaaccccacccagtcccacccctgctgtgggcagggacacctcccactatcccaggctgctccaagccccgtctaACCTGACtgtggacacttccagggatcgaGGGGcaaccacagctgctctgggaaatccattccagggcctccccaccctcacagggaggaattccttctcATCTCCATCACTTGCTTCTCACAGCCCTTTTTCATGGCTGCATCACTCCATACCCTCCAAACCCCTCCCACACCTTCCCTCTGCCCTCTCAGGACCTGGTCATCGTCCTCAGCCTGGCCAAGGAATTTGGGTTGGTCTTTGGGTGAACTTTGCTCTTTCAGCCATTGATTTAACCCCATTTCACTTGCTCTGCCCTAAGTTCTCCATTCCCAGAGTGGATCCCAGCAGTGTGTCCAGCATTGCCCCACCAGTGTCAGCCCCACCAGGATTTCTCTGGAAAAGGTGTTATGGGAATATTCAGTGAGACTGGGCCCAATTCCAAATCATAGGGGTGATTTATGGATCATTCTGGATCATTTCCCTCCCCCTGTTCTGACAGGGAACCCCTCACCAGAGGATGCTCTTCACTCTGCTCCACTGGCACCATCCCCTCCTCCCATCAGATCCATCCTTGCCTTCCTCCCCGTGCTCTTCCTCAGATGTTGGAGTGGCTGTTGCTGGAGGGGTGAGGAAGGAGCCCAGCTTTGATCTGTCCCAGACCTGGTGTTTATCCACAGCCAATCCATGCAAATACCCGCAGAGGGCTTTGCCAAGGCAGCACTTCCAGCCCTGGTTTGATCCACCCAAAACCAGGGATTCTGCTTCCCTTTGCTCCTTGATGGTGAATTTGAATTTTAGCTCAGAAGAGGCTTCTCAAAAATTCCCTCTGTTCTCAGCAATGGCAATAAATCAATCCCAATGTCGAATTGTATTTCTGTTATCAAACGCTCACTTTTAAAAGTCATATGGGGTTTTTGAtgctttttaaaggaaaattaatccatGTATGTGTGCAGGAAAATCCCAGCGGACTTTTCCAGAAGTCACCCTGAGCATGttctgctgcagaaaaagcCACGGTTGAATTcagttatttatttaaattaatggTGGTGCATTCAATGTCTCTTCTCCAGATCGAAGCATTTCATTTATTATTTACCCTGACGATGTTTAAATCTCACAGGGCATGAACCTGAGGTTTAATGTCTGGTAATGGCTCTCCTCTTTCCCATTAAGTGCTTTAAATTCCCTTTTACCACCTGAATTCGGACACAGGGATCAAATACTGACACATTTATAGAAAGCACTGACACATTTATGGTAAATAATAGCTATAAATTCACctcccagaccccaaacccctcagccAGGGGGCTGAACCAGCCCCAGTCTTCCTGAGAATACAAATTCACcttccctgtggagctgggtcACTTCCTAAACTTGCCCTGTCAGGAAACCACCCAGACATTCCAGATTGCACCAGGGGAGCTGGAATTGGAGGGCAGGACCAGGAACCTGGAGCTGCCACGGACCGACCACAATCCTCCCTAAACTGGCAGCACATGGATGTCAGAGCCAGGATTTGAAGCATTCCCGTGTCCTTCCACCCCCAAGATCATGaggttttccccttctcccaccTTGGGGTCAGGGGTGCCTCAGCTTTGGGCTGatccttctgcagagctgcaaaaaTTCCAGAGCATTTTGCACACCCCCacatccctgtccttgtccttgctGCTTGGCCGCCATGTTCCTGGAGCCGTGGAATTGTTTTGGTTGGAAAATGCCTTGGAGATCATCCAGCCCAAGCATTTCCTCACCCCTGACCATGCCCCTAGGTGTCACAACTTTgtaatccctccagggatgggaccccacccctgccctgagcagctggaaaACCCTTTCCATTCAGGAAATTTCCCCCAATATCCgactaaacctcccctggcacagcctgaggccaCTTCCCTTGTCTtgttgttccctgggagcagagctcgACCCCCCCTGACTGAACCCTCATGTCAGGGAGTAGTGCAGAGCCCCAAGGtccccccctgagcctccttttctccaggctcagccctgcccaggtCCCTCATGAgttctccagcccttccccagctccattcccagccctggattcgctccagcccctcagggtctCTCCTGGCAGTGGGGCCCTAGGAGACCCAGGATTTgaggggtctcagcagagcccagcccagcggccatgccctggtcctgctcctCACAACTTTGGCCACAATTTGTAGTTAATCCCAAGGAATTCCCTCCTTTGCCCattccagctccaggatggAGCATTGCCACACCCACCCACTGATCCCTTACCTCTTGTAGGGACCCAGGAGCATCCAAACCCCTGCTCAAGGAATCTGAGAGAACCTGGGAGCATCGACCTTGATCCCAGTGCCTGAGGGGTTTCTGTATCATGTGGGGAAGTGATTGGGAAAACATGGAAGTAAAATCATGGCCTGGAGAAGCCCAGGCCCACCTGTACCTTGGAAATCCCAGCACAGGACAAACCCCTTCAGCCCCTGGTCACACCTGTGGGACAGGAAGGACAGAGATCAGCCCAGGGTCACCTCGAGCGGAGCACAGCTGAGTTCTCTGCTTGGCATTTCTTGGCCTGACCTTCCCAGATCTTCCCAGCCCAATCCCAGAGGCTGTGTGAGCCTCCAGCAGTCACTTCCCTGCAGTGCCATGACCTACCTGGGATCAGGTATATCATTATTTTACATCATTATTTTTATGGATCCATTTGTAGatggagaaatatttcccaAGCATGTTTTCCTTGCAGAGCCAGGAGGGCAAGAGGAGGAGGCAAGGCCAGGTGTAGGAAATGACCACAGACCATCCCAGAAGTGCTGGTGCTCCAGGGGGAAGCCAAACATCCCAAAACTCTTCTactcccagggctctgccaaAGGATCTGCTGGAGAGAATGGAGGCTCTGCTAAAATCTTTATCCAAACTTCCCAGGAATCCAAACAACCAAAAGAAAAAGCCCACATTTCCAGACACCCCTCAGTGCAAGCACTTTCAGCTTTTGATCTGATGGCACAAGGGATTTTCCCAGCATGGGTCTCTTTAACTCCCCAGTGAAGATTTTCAAAGCTGAGAAACTCCTTTGTGAATTTGCTCTGAGTTTCAGAGGCAGaatggaggggaaaatggaCTTCCCCATTCCCCAGCAGTCCATGTACTGTCCCCAGTTTTCTGCTGTGAAACCTTGGGCAGAAAGCTTGGAGCCAGGGGATTGTGTGAAAATCTAGGCTTTTCAAAGAACCTTGGGAAGGTTTAAGtgggaaggaaccttaaagttcatcctgtcccaaacccctgccatgggcagggacatctgccactgtcccaggctgctccaagccctgtccagcctggccttgggcactgccagggatccagggcagccacagctgctctgggaaatccaTCCCAGGGCCTCCGCAGTCTCACAGccagaattccttcccaatctcccacccagccctgccctctgcactgggagccattccccgtgtcctgtccctccatccctgtccccagcccctctccagctctcctggagcccctcaggccctgcaggggctctgagctctccctgcagtggggtgagcacccccagctctcccagcctggctccagaggggctccagccctgagcagctccgtggcctcctctgggctctctccagcagctcctcatcctccctgtGCCGGacccggggctggggcagctctgcaggtggggtctcacctggcacagggcagagccCCCCCTCTGTGGGCTCACTCCAGGCTCAGGGGTCTCTGGGTCCTGTCCAGCTCTCATAACCCAGAATGTTTTTAGGAGTTTCCAGATTCCTGCAATGATATCAAGAACTTGTTAATTTAATTAGGTGATTAATTTATATCAGGTAATTCAGAGCCTGGTTCTGATTTCAGGCCCCTCTGTCtttgtgcagctgcagctcctccaggccaGGTGGGATGGCAGTGccaaggggaggggggaaaatcACCTTCCCAGGAACATCTCCCCACATCCTTCCCATTTATTCCAGGGTGTGCTCCTTGTAAACCAAGGAAGGACTGCACAGGTGAAGACATTTCCACATCAAACACctttccagaggaaaaacaCCACTCCCCCCAGCTCTGATTCCTGAGGACACAACAAACGGCCCAAAGGAATTCCAAGTGAGCAGAAGGGGGCCTTGGGATGTCCCTGGTGCTGGTGGCTTTGCTGGAAAGGGCTGGACCTGAAAATCAGGACACCAGGGGTTCATCCCACCTTTCCCGCTGTGTGGTTTGATTTTCCAACTGAGCTTTGCTTTCCCTGACACTCATTATCCCATGGGAGAATTTAACAGGTGTTTCAATGCAAATGAACTCCTGAGgggccagagcagccccagagctgccctgagcagcaggaattaCTGAGCAAAGAGCAGAGCTGTCATTAAGCTTTGCCACCAGTCAGCATTAAAGAGCGTTCAGGTGGCATCCAGAGCAGGGGTTAGCAGGTCACTGTCACCCCTGGCAGCCACGGCGGGCTGCAgcggcagggacagcagcaggggacGTGGGGACAGCCCCAGAGCTCAGTGTCACAGCGTTCTGGCTCTGAAGGCAGCACTGAAGGAAGCCAAAGCCTCgttgctgcagggcaggagaaagtgGAAACGCCGCCAGCCCCAGGCCAGCGGTGTCATCACTCAGCTTCAAAGACAGGGCAGCAGATGGCGGTCAGATAAGAGGGATCCTTGAAATCCCCATCTGAAACACCTGCACAGGGGCAtcccaaagcagcagaaaacccttccctgcagccctcgAACTGAGGATCACCAGGGCAAAGTTTGTTGCTTCTGCTCTGTGatatttcagtttttccttATCAATTCCTCATTGCAAAAtgctggagctgagccagcAAGAAACACCTTTTCTCTTGAAAAACTGAACCAAACTTTCTCTTCTGATGTCATCCCAACCAAGGTCATTGGGTCATCTAATCCCCGCTCATGACTTTAGGTCATGGCTTGGACTTGaagatctcagaggtctttttcaGCTCAATTAATTGTGTGTTTCTGATCCCAGTCCCAGCAGAATTGGTGTCTCCTGCTCAGGACATCCTGTCACTGTTGTTATTCCTGCCTCTATTACTGGGCCAGTTTTAAGGTCCTTGGCTGAGGTAAGAGCCAGGTGAGGAGGAAATCCCAAACCCTGGCTCAGCAGCGTTTGTAACCTGAATTgggagcagcctctgccaggccCCAAggtgcagcacagagctgaacTCACCAGAAAAAGCGAGGAAATGCAAATTAACAGCAGCAAATTAAGAGCAGCAAATTAACAACAGCCCCACACAGGCTCCAACAACGAGCTGGGTGACAGCAGGgactgccaggggctggcacagggtgccctcAGTGACACAGAGCCTCCCTGGGCGAGGCAGCCCCAGGTGAGGatgaggcagcagctgccttcctcccaccccctccccacttTGGGGTCCCTCTCCTGAGTGGGAGATTGGGGCAGGTTTTGGTTGTGTTGTTTGTCTGCTGATGccagtgaggaggaggagaatgaggaggaggaggatgaggaggaggaaggaggaggatgaggaggaggaaggaggaggatgaggaggaggaggaggaaggaggcagCCAAACCTGCCCTTGTTGCCAAAAGCCTCCTGCGCTGTCTCCCGCAGGGCGGGTGAGGCGAGGTGTGTGTGACCCCTGCACGTGGGTGTCCGTCTGTCAGCACCGGCCTGCCCCAGGCCTGCAGCACCTTGCCCAATTCCATTAAACCTGACACATCAAAGCACTTTCAGTTCAGCCAAGCTCCTCGGGTGGCATGGAGCCACGCAGAGGACAGGGAGCCTTCcaagtgccagggctggcatcGGAGGAGGCAAGCAGGAATGCCCCAGTTAGAAAAGGTTCCCGAACTGCCTCGGGAGCAGAGGCTTTGCATGGTGTGTTTTCCGGAAGTTTTCCCTGTCATTCCCAGCCCTATGTGATCATATCTCCTAGTCAGCTGCAGGATTTCGCTTGTTATTATCCACGCTTGGGAGGCTGGAAGGGCAATTTTTTGGCCTTTCAGCAGAAGCGAGGAGTGTGCTGGAGGAGCACACTCAGCAAAATGCAGCTGCCACCAAGGGATGGGGACATCGAGGAAGGGTTTGAAGGATGGGAACAGGGATCATTTTATCCAGCTGGAGCCACAGACAGGGCTGAAGGGAAGTGGCAAGTAATTACCACCCTGGAATCCGGCCAGGGTGTCTTGAAATACCAGCTTGCAAAACTTTCACCAAAACACGCCAACGGACCAGGTGTTTCGAGGATAACAGATCTGGGCTTTGACTCTGCAATCAGCCCCAGGATCAGCAGATTCAGGAGAAAACCATTATCAGGAACTAAGGCTGTAACAGATCCTCAGTCCCTCGAGGCCCTCCAGGTCTGTTTTGCTCAGGATTTTGGgtacaaaggaagaaaaaagctcATTTATTTCCAGTCCTGGACAAGAAGTTCCTTCTCCTTGCTCTGGACAGGAATCCTCCAGGTGTTTGACCCCCCCAGGCTTCATCAGAAGGCAGCAGTGAATCCAACTGTTTGGATTTAGGGAGGATTTTACCCATGTCCAATTGGTTTACAACTTTTACCAACGCAGAGCTTTGCTCCCTGAGTGCTGCagtgtggctgcccctgcagaggGACCTGGCAGCCAGGGATAAAACCAGCCTGGGCATCATTTGGGAAAGGAAAAGTGGATCAACCGAGCAAGGAGAGCAGATCTGGCACCCAAAcccatctaaaaaaaaaatatcctggcACAAGGCTTCGAGGGCTATGAGAGAACCAAGAATTCTTTGTTAAGTGTTACCTGAGACCTTTTCCACCAGCTCCATGTGCACAGCCCTGAgagcctcccctgcccctccctgccagccaaGCATCTGCCAATGTATTGGTTTGGGATAGAGGGCAGCGCCCCAGGAACATGAAAGGGGATGTGTAAACACAGCCTGTGTCCATGCAGAGCCTGTGCCTGGGTGCTGGCATTCCCAGGAGCAAAATCATTGCTCATTGAGCAAGAGCTGGAAgggcagaaagaaaaggaaagggcACAGGGTGACGGGGAGGAGACACCATTCCCAACTGCACGCCCCAACTCCAGCacttgttccagtgctctggaaggagcagcagaaaggaaagagagCAGAGGctcccagccaggctctgcacCAGGAGCCCTCTCCATGCTATTTCTCCATCTGCGCACCTCCAGGCAGCTCCGGCTCATCTACAGCTCCCCAGATGGACAAAGattcccccaaaccctcccctgctccctggACAACCGCAAACCACTTATttcctggagctgagctctCTTGACAGCCTGGGAGAAGCTCCAGGTGTTTGATTTTCCCTTACATTTCAAGGTTCCATGGAAATCGAACACACACGGAGCCCAACCCTAGCAGAGCTCCTCCAGCCCAACAAGGGTTTTCCAGCAGGAGGAGTGTGCAAGCACAGGGACGGAAGGGAGGGAGCAAAGATTAACTACACCTGTGCTAGTGAAACACCCAGGACCTGGCgagaggcaggaaaagccaaaAGCAGAGGAGGGAGCTCAGCCTCGTTATGCAACCTCGTTATTTAACGACCACAGAGACACCCTATAGGGGCTCTTTGTTTGCagagggaaaggagagaaataCCACCAATATCTGAGTCACAGGTTCACCAAGAGGCTCTGAAGACATTTTCAGGTGGAAACTTTTGCAGGTTCACATGGTAATTTGGGAGGACTGGCTAATCCCCTGGCTCCACCCACCACCCTGtaacacagctcctgctgctcttgcaTATATAGATAGGTATGGCCCTACACCCGGCTGCACACACCAGAGCCCGGGCACACAGCAATCCTAAACTTTcttcctccctggctgccctccacCTGCTCCCACCATGAAGAAGGAAATACTAACCCTGGCCTTTGCTCGAGCCGTCTTTGTGGAGTTCCTCTGCACGCTCATCTTCGTCTTCATCGGGCTGGGCTCGGCGCTGAAGTGGCCGTCGGCGCTGCCCAGCATCCTGCAGATCGCTCTGGCCTTCGGGCTGGCCATCGGCACCTTGGTGCAGGCCTTTGGCCACATCAGCGGCGCCCACATCAACCCCGCCGTGACCATCGCCTTCTTTGTAGGCAACCAGATCTCCCTGCTCCGCACGCTGCTCTACGTCGTGGCCCAGCTGGTCGGGGCCATCGCTGGCGCCGGGATCCTCTACGGCGTCACCCCCGCCAACACCCGCGGCAACCTGGCCATCAACGCAGTGAGTCCCTGCCTGGGGCGCTCCCCTCTTCCCTTGCCTTCCCTTTGGCACCGACATGGGGAGGAGAATCGGTCGGGGTGGATCCTCAGTGCTCTGTCCCGCATGCACAGCGGGCTGGGAATGGGACCGGAGTGAAGCTGAGCTCTGACATGACGGCTTTATTGTGCGAGTGATGAGTGGGATGTTTTTCCCTCCTTTAATGAGGGCTTCCTCTGTCCTGAGGGCCCCGTGAGTCACCCGCACCACTGAGATGTGCACAGTGCAGCCTCTCCACCTGGAGATTAGCGCGGGACAGGAGCcgtgccagcagcaggggaagggagggagcagagcccagtcaGACCAGTATGGGCAGCGGGAGCAGGAGCCCACTGGAACAGAGCACTGGGGGATCTGGGAACAGACACGAGTGAGGAGAGTGGTGgggaagagctggagaaggagcaAGGGCAGGACAGTGTCAaggggctgctcccaggggaggaggggggacAGCAGGACCCTCGGAGATAAGCAGGAATGAAGCACGGCCTGAAACCCTCGGGGCAGTGCTGGAGAACATCTGCAATGAAAgcagtggagctgctgctccagccacagaCAGGCCTGGACCCCTGGGGGCAGCACAGACGTGTCAGAGGGTTCGGTCACTGGCATGAGGAGCTCCAATGCCTCTCATTCCACAGGTTCCACATCACAAACAAGCCAGATTGAGATAAAAAATGATCAGTGATGGGTTGGGtcactttgtccttttcatGTCCACTGGGGTCGAGTTTCCCTGAGAGTTCCCAGGGTTTTGTGCAGAGTCCCTGGGACAGAAAAGCCATCCCAGCCCATGACCTTCATCCCAACCCTCTccctccatcccatcccagctgctcctcatcctcctggGCAGGTGCTCCACAAAGTGCAGGGCAGAAGTCAGGGTGCAACAGCCTGCAAAGATCAAATAAATGCAGGAAAAAGGGGATTTGGTGGGAAAGCACTCAGTGTTGTGGAGACAGGGAAGTGGAGAGACATGTGGAGAGCCCAGGGGAGGGACAGGCTAGGGGGAGAGACGGATCTTGGAGAattgcaaagaaagaaagataatttctttcctttcataGAAGGAACAGGGAGCTCAAGCGGGGGTTGGGCAGGGCCCCTGGGGGTTTTCTCTTCCAACTTCACCCTCCCAAACCTCCCAGCAAAGCACCCAGGAGCCCTCCTGATAGTGCCAAGACCTGGGAGGGTTAATTATTGTCGCTCTCGTGGTTCCAGCTCAACACCAACGTAAccccaggccaggccctggtggTGGAGATCATCCTCACCTTCCAGCTGGCTGCCTGCATCTTCGCATCCACGGACAACCGGCGCAGCGGCGTCGGCTCCCCCGCGCTGTCCATCGGCCTCTCGGTCACCCTGGGCCACCTGGTGGGGGTGAGTCCAGGGGGAGGGTCCTGCGAGCACAGAGCTTCCCAAAACACCCTCATGGAGCTggtcctgagggagctgctctggaggAGCAAACACAGGACATCTTGGGGTCTTTTGTGGTGAGGGGTCATCTCCAGCTCTCCCTGACACCATCAGGGGTCACTCAGTCTCTGCTCCCAAAGGGTGGCTCCGATCTGCTCCTTAACCCAGGGTTCTTTCCACCCCTCCAGATTTACTTCACCGGCTGCTCCATGAACCCTGCGCGCTCCTTCGGGCCCGCCGTCGTCACCAGGAGGTTCAGCCCCGCGCACTGGGTGGGTgttggtggcactggggacagggactgcTGGGGGCcacatggggacagggcagggactgcTGTGGGAATGGCAGAGGCGGGGGTT
This is a stretch of genomic DNA from Passer domesticus isolate bPasDom1 chromosome 31, bPasDom1.hap1, whole genome shotgun sequence. It encodes these proteins:
- the AQP5 gene encoding aquaporin-5 isoform X1; the protein is MKKEILTLAFARAVFVEFLCTLIFVFIGLGSALKWPSALPSILQIALAFGLAIGTLVQAFGHISGAHINPAVTIAFFVGNQISLLRTLLYVVAQLVGAIAGAGILYGVTPANTRGNLAINALNTNVTPGQALVVEIILTFQLAACIFASTDNRRSGVGSPALSIGLSVTLGHLVGIYFTGCSMNPARSFGPAVVTRRFSPAHWVFWVGPILGACLASLLYFYILVPYCMNMSDRVAIIKGTYESEEEWEEQREERKKSMELTPP
- the AQP5 gene encoding aquaporin-5 isoform X2, translating into MKKEILTLAFARAVFVEFLCTLIFVFIGLGSALKWPSALPSILQIALAFGLAIGTLVQAFGHISGAHINPAVTIAFFVGNQISLLRTLLYVVAQLVGAIAGAGILYGVTPANTRGNLAINALNTNVTPGQALVVEIILTFQLAACIFASTDNRRSGVGSPALSIGLSVTLGHLVGVSPGGGSCEHRASQNTLMELVLRELLWRSKHRTSWGLL